The stretch of DNA ctcctttccagcacgcTGGCATAAACCTTACCAGGGAGGGTGAGAAGTGTTCTTAAAGATGGGAGACTGGAGGGTTCTTAAAGagggggaccaccaccccagtctgccaatccagtgacaccaccccagatctcaacgcgatgttgcagaggcgtgtcaaccaagacagccctacaacatccagagccttcaggaactcagtgcgaatctcatccaccccaggggcgctgccaccaaggagttgtttaactacctcaatGACCTCAGCTCTGGTGATGGGTGACTCATACCCTTCATCCCCAGACtttgcttccactacagaaggtgtgtcagtagGATTGAGGAGGTCATCGACATATTCCTTCCAtcacctgactatagcctcatttgaagtcagcagtgccccacctgcactatagacCGTGTGAGTatagcactgctttccccttctgccttctgagttgcctgacagtttgccagaaacACTTTGaggccgtccgaaagtctttttccatggcctcactgaactcctcgcCACTGCCCGACCTGCGTTCCCCTTGGCCTGCTGGTATgcctcagctgcctctggagtcctaCAGGCCTACCAAGCATGATAGGACTcctattatattattattatattattattattattaataatatattatataataatattatattattatattttcattttaaaacacattgcattcagtttaatatgcattgtttatttgatatttactgtgatgtcacattcatttaaaaaataaatttgattagtttcaaactcgtatttttatgggtcattattttaattgtgagaagagacagCAAGGTGATAttcacaggtgggcaggcttgaacaggtgaggcaaGATTGAAGTAACTGACTAATtgataaaataaatgacagattggtcgactaccaaaataacctttagttgcagccctacagcTCAGActtcttccccaccagagaggtgacattccatgtcccaacagctaGTTTCAATAGCcagggatcagtccgccagggcctctgcccttggccactctgcatttaatcattggttattattaatctctggctctcttccacagtgtgtcttctgtcctgtctctctcccctcagccccaaccactcacagcagatgactgcccctccctgagcctggttctgttggaggtttcttcctgtcaaaagggagttttccctcCCGCTGTCATTGCTCATTGTCTAATTGTTGGGTTCCCTCTGTACtattgtagggcctttacctacaatataaggtgccttgaggcgactgttgtgatttggtggcTGGCTGCTACACTCTGCAtgccttgggcaagatactgaaccccaagttgctctttgCATTAATTCAAGTACAAGTGTtcgacagaaagcacttagccatagaaaaagtaattgtatgaatgagtgaatgacgTATCTTGTTTAAAGCACTTTCTCTATGTAGAGTAGAACAACGCTATATAAGACCCTGTCTATTTGCCATTTAAATTAAGAACAAGGGAGAATTGAACAAATGTAGTAGATACAAAAAGTATTTATTACTTGTACATACATGTGTACAAGTACCttaactgtttaaaaatatgactcagttaaagagagagaaaataaatttaCATAGCTGTATTCTGAGTCACCAAATTTGCTTAAGTCTGCCATGTAGTTCAGGGTCGTCACATCCTCCATGTTTTCTATAGTGGCCAGGTCTGTGTATTTCTCTCTGCAGTAACTCAGAGCTTCAGTCCACTTCTTTCGGTCATAAACAAAATGGTACCGACGTCCAGCATTCGAGGTGACGGGACCTGAAATTACAGACATGCATACTGATCACGTTTGGGCTAACAAAACAGCATAGTAATCCAGCTGGACTTTGTATAATTAAATTTCATTGTAGTCTGTACTTATTCCTGCACTAAAAGCTCATCCAGTATTACTGGCACTGACATAGCTGTCTATTAAATTACACTATGTAACATGATGTTTGTGTTTAACAAGCAAGTCTAACTGTAACTCCTTAttgtaaaacaatagaaaatgtccattattcctatcaaacttaaaaaaaaaaaataaataaataaataaatatatatatatatatacgtcaAATACATCAATTTACTATTATTTCTCCTTTTAATGgaacatttttaccatttttatagaaagagaaaacagcttgaaaaaaggttaaAACTTAAATAAACGAAAGCACCAGTAACTTGCATTATATGGGAAATAATACATATGTTTATAATATGTAATgtgttataaatatataaagcaaggttttaaaatcaaaaacgtatattttagtttgtttacatATAAAGAAATAGGAAAACAGTTTAAACTCAAAAACAAGACGACAGTGGAAATTTGTGTTATTTCTATTTTCTGTACACATTAAAACACTTGCCTGATGCAACTGTGATGAACAGAAGAAGCTTTTCCATCCTTGTGTGCTCTCCGTTTGTGTGACTGTGGATGTGCAGCTGCTGGTTATACATTAACATCTTAATGGTTACAGTATGCAAAGTGATTAAGGGGGGGATATTTGCTTGTGAGGTTATTTCTTTTCATAGTAACGGATACTGTGCTGAAGTTGTTGGTCGGAGCCTTTGTAAGGCAACGATGATGTTTCCTGAACATCTCcataaagaaaatgtttaagGAAGTGATCATAAGGCAGTGATGTACGCACAGCATCACGTGTATCACAAAGCTACACAGTTGTTTTATCTAAGGAGGATTTATCACTGAGATAAATTCtcctgtgtttcacgtacacaTTTCTAAAAATTCCTGAAAAGGTTTTTGATGTGGCAAACTGTCCTCACTGACTGACAGCACTGAAATAATGAGAGAATCAGAAGTTTATGACTGTTAACAAAATGGCCTTCCTGATTTGCATATCCAGCTTTTTCTGTTGAGTACTGACTCACTGGTCATGAAGGGGGGGCTGTAAGGACATGAAATTTATTTGCATAGGACTGATATAAATTAAAAAGAGCTGGAAAATGGAACAAGTGAGGGATGTAAAAATAAAGATCCCCTAAAATGAatacaaactgaaaaattaaaaaaaaaaaattgtcaactTAAACTAAGAAAAAATTATCGCTTAACTTAACTTTGAGAGTTAAACAAGTATCTAACTctcaaaaacaccacaaaacaaaataaatacctATAAATCCATCAATAAGTTAAGaggttatttttaaatacaccttggcccgggcctttctctgtggagtttgcatgttctccccgtgtctgcgtgggtttcccccgggtactccggtttcctcccacagtccagagacatgcagttagtggggtttggttaattggtcactttaaattgcccataggtgtgaatgtgagtgtgtctgtctctctgtgttagccctgcgacaggctgctgACCTGTACAGGccgtgctgagtaggtactaatggaaacacggCAATAGACATGTATACCTATGTCTATGACTGGAACCAGCGCGGCTTCAGACGTAATCAGTGACGTCACTCGCCCTTACTGAAGTAAACTTCAGACGCGCTTCATACTTCCTGGATTTCTCGACAcgcacagaaacagctgctgcagataaaTCAGTGCTGTGAGTTTGGAGATCTCTTTATTCagatttgtctttttaaacatctttttaaCATGGACTCACTCATTATCTAAATAAACAGACAACTGTAATTTTAATAGTTACAGGacatttaaaaaatcatttgtATAGGAGACATtaagaaatggaaataaaaagttGAGAAATAAATTTGgtaagaaaaacagttttttttagagttctgtttgtgtttattttagaaACCTTTTTATTTGTTGACTTATTTATAGGCaattatatattcatatataccTGTATAATTATTTGTTGacattcaattcattttttatttgtattttgtccTGATACCTCTCTGTCGTTATTGTCACAATACTATGTTATTAATAAAGGTTCACTTAAAAAAATCGTCCAATGAGATTCTACGTGAAAAGCAGTCGTCAGCGCACCGGTTCGACGCATGCGCTGAtggttcacttcctgtttcctgacaGCTGCACAATAACAACAGCAGACTCTGTGCTGTTGTGCGTTCTTCCGTTCTCTGATTTTACCTGTAATATCGGTTTCCGAGTCCACCTGTCTCACCTGTCGTCTGTGCGCCCGGTCTCCATGCGCGCTCCCGTGTGCACCGCGCTGTTGTTGTGCGTGCTGAGCGGTGCGGCGGCTCGTCAGTTCACTGAGGAGGAGATGGCTGCTGTCAGGTACAAACACCAGCTCCACCTGAACGATGCGCTCTGAAATACTCCACCGCTTCACACTCTTCGTGCTCCGCGCAGCCGCCGCTTATTCCACCAGGGTTTAGCTGAAGTGAGTCCGTGTGTGGGGGCTGTGTTTAGAGGGGCTTACCATTAGGATAAACTGGACCGTTTACTAGTCTAGAAACGCCACAGTGTATTAAGGAGTACAACCCCCCCGCACTGGTTActatagtttattttttaaatttaaatatagaAAATCAAAGACACTACAATATTCAACAATCAGAGGGTCTCCTGTGAGCAGCAGTCGGTGACCGTGGAGAGGAGGAACTCCATTATAACAGGAAGAGACTTCCAACAGAAgcaggcgggggggggggggggggggcagccatgTGCTGTGACTGGTTGAGGGGTGAGGTAAGCAAAGCAAAGCCAGACCACAAATAAGACAAAGCacaaactgtggaagagagaagGCAAAATGTTATGATGTGGAGCAGTGGAGATAAAGGAGAAATgcccagtgcatcatgggaagtcccccaGCTGCCTGAAGCCCCGTAACTAagagagggttcagggtcacctgatcctgcTCTGACTGTGAGCTTTATGAAGTCTTATGCTAGCAGAGAGGGTGTCCATCTCCCTCCACAGGAGAGGGTCTGAACGCTGAAGGCTCTGCCGCCcgattttaattttagaaactCAAGGAACCACAAGTGAGCCAGCACTATTTTAATAAGGAGTTCTTTAAAATATGAGATGAATGATTTTACATTCATCCTGGATTTTGCAGAGACAATGAAGAGAATCATGAATTCCTGGTGAGCGAAGGAAGTCCTGAATATTTGTTTAAGGTGCGACCTGAAGTCCACATCCTGGTCAAACGATTCGTTTGCAGATTGATTTgctctcatttgtttttgtctgattCTGTCAGCAGTCCTTAATGtgagaagcttttattttggagcaCTTGGACTCCCGTGGTTTGCATAATATGATACTTTGCATGCTTCTTCACTCTTTCTGAAATTCCTTTTTAAAGGTTGACCTCTTGCTTTGGAGCGTTCCCATTTAGGGTCACTGGGATGTTGAATGTTTCTCACAGATGGGAAAAAGTGCAGAGTTGGGATTTTACTGAATTAGTGCCCTTTAACTGCCCCGGCACACCGTCCTCACTGTAACACACTTCATGTCTCAGACAGCGCATCAAGTCCATGTTCTACCACGCCTACAACAGTTACCTTGACAACGCCTTCCCCTACGATGAGCTCCGCCCCCTCACCTGTGATGGACAGGACACCTGGGGCAGGTGAGGCAGTTTACACTTGACTGCACTGAAGTTTTCCTTCTAATTTGGTTTTTGTGAAATTCCTGTAGAGCGTTTATTTGAGTTTTACTCAGTTCTACTCGTCCTGTTTTTACTCTGTGAGATTCGCACGTATCCAAGTGTGCAGGTTTGTTCCTGCTTCTGTCACTTTTCCCTCCACATAAAAGTGTCAGGTCACGTTTATGAATTTTAGTTTATTCAGGTAAactaatattttaattaaaaggacaaatttcttttaaaaatgtttcattaatCTTTGATAAATCATCATAAAAAGTGTGATTTTAATATTGACCAGTATAATTATGATGTTTCcttatttatgtgtttatgcaGGGGGAGGGGAGtttagacaaaaacaaagattttcagAGATTTATTGTCGTAAATTAAAAAGAACCATACTGTAAATATTCTCTTCCATTAAAGAAAACTCATAAATTTAGAAGAAGAGAAAACCTGATCTAAGATTCTAAAATCAGGTTTGAACTCAGTGTATCAAAGATTAATGTATCATGGAAAAATGGTGATTTTGTGACCACGTTGCTGCGTTTTAAGTTCCACATAAATATGACACCAgtttgcagctgcagttttttaGATGATATTTCTGCTTCAGTATTGAACCCCACCATTAATTTATTCTAGCTAATATGGCATCACACACGTTTCTTTCTCTCAGTGTATTGTCAGAATTATTTAAAGGctaaattttaaatgtaaagtcTGTAAATCTCCGTTCagtttattaaatattgtctCGTTCCTGCTTTGAACTGTGTAAGAAAGCAGTTCTTAGAGGATCTTCATGCAGGATAAACTCTTCTGTAGGTTCTTGATCTCCAACAGTAACTTTTGCTCTTTTCTGCGCAGTTTCTCGCTCACGCTGATCGACGCCCTCGACACTCTGCTGGTGAGATCACAaatatcatttttaataatttaagatAAAAAATATGAAGCTTTAACGGTGTAAAGACGGTTGATCACAGCAGAGTCACACTCAGCAGTGGtcagtgtgttttcttgttgttgtgaaatgtaaactttttgtaTCTCTGAAGGTTTTGGGAAACCGTACAGAGTTTCAACGAGTGGCGTCGCTGCTCCAAGACACCATCGACTTCGACATCGACGTCAACGCGTCCGTGTTTGAAACCAACATCAGAGGTACTGAGAGGCGGGACTGCTCAGACTCTGAGGGGAAACTATGCTCAGCAGCGAAGAGATTCACATCCTGATTAAAAGAaggttaatgtgtgtgtgtgtgtgtgtgtgtgtgtgtgtgtgtgtgtgtgtgtgtgtgtgtgtgtgtgtgtgtgtgtgtgtgtgtgtgtgtttttgggtgCAGTTGTGGGTGGTTTGCTGTCGGCCCACCTCTTGGCAAAGAGGGCGGGGATGGAGGTGGAGCCCGGCTGGCCCTGTTCAGGACCACTGCTGAGGATGGCCGAGGATGCTGCCAGGAAACTGCTGCCTGGTATGaacgcccacacacacacacacacacacacacacacacacacacacacacggtagaTGTTCTCGTTACAAAAGCTGCTCTCTGATACTTTGTGGTAAAGAAACGGATTTTGCTGGAAGCTGAATTTAAACACAAGAGTTTCCTCTGAAAGAAGCTCCTGTCATACCTGAGCCAGGACTACATGTAACAAACTGCACCAGCGCCGAGAAGCACTGTGTGAATCAGTGAAATTTGTGTCCACAATAATTCAGCCTTTGAGACTCCCACTGGGATGCCGTACGGTACAGTGAACCTTCTGCGTGGCGTCAGTCCCACGGAGACGCCCGTCACGTGCACCGCCGGTGTGGGAACCTTCATCCTGGAGTTTGCAACTCTGACTCGATTAACAGGAGACCCGGTGTTTGAGAACGTAGCCCGCCGAGCCCTGAGAGCCCTGTGGAAGACCAGATCTGACATCGGACTGGTAAGTAATCCATCGACTGTCTGCTCACATCCAACCCACTGTAATGGCATTTAGTGCAAACATGTCAGCTAAAGTCAGAAAAGGCCTAAAATGCATATTTGTACCAGGTGTGCTGAAAATAGAAAGGCTGCTTATTGAGATTATTTCTAAAGAAACCTTTAAATAGAAAGTGTCTGTGGGGTAGATACTTTTGCTTTCCGATCTGATGTGTGAAAAAAATTCAGTTTGGCCTTCAAGGAGCCTGGAGGGGAAAAATAATCCTGCAAatgattcaaaataaaagtttattttaaaactctaaggcttttaatttgaaatggtTACACAAAACATTGAGTTTGTAATTTAAGGTCCAGTTACAGGATGTGTATCCAGTTTCCTCGTGCTAGTGTGTTGCTTTTATTCCATCATGTTAATATTACTCCAGGGCCATCATTGAAACTGACCTGCTATATTACTGTGATGTCATAGCTCTGCAACCTGCAGAAAACCTTTAACGTGGGTTTGTgctagaatttaaaaaaatcttcatttttAGACGTGTGTGCAACAGGAAGCAGAGGCACACACAGTTAAGAAGGTGCTcatttgcaaatattttaattGCCAAGAAGGTTGAGTTGGAGAACAAGAGATTTTCTGTTGAGGCacataaatgaaatcataacaACAGTAACCGAGCCTGCAAGTCAGCTACCAGGAAATCATCAGACCGGAAGAGCCGGGGTTAGCTGCTGAGCAgctgctttcaaaataaaagcaagaagGCTGTTATTCTCTTggacagatgagaaacaaaaaaattaaaatgctaaaatgaaTTCCCAAATACACTTGCCCAGTCTGTGTGTGATGAATTGTGGGTAGGATGCAGGCAGGCTGAAGTAGGCTGATAAAGGAGAGATCCCGCCGGAGCTCGCCGACTTTTAGCTGAATGAgtcaataaaaaaacagaacagaaacttTTTAAGCCCCACCctcttctctgtttctctcacctgtctgtccGTCCAGGTGGGGAACCACATCGACATTGTGTCTAAGAAGTGGGTCGCTCAGGATGCCGGTATTGGCGCGGGAGTCGACTCCTACTTCGAGTATCTGGTTAAAGGAGCGATTATGCTGCAGGACGAAGAGCTGCTCAGCATGTTCCAGGGTGAAGATCGCAGCACTCTCCTTCCTCCTGATAGTAGCCGAGCAATTTCCTGCTTTATTAAAGGAGATTTTATTTGTGGAGACAAAATGTGATATAAATCTCAAATGCTTTTTGCAGTCAGTAAATAGTTGTAGGGGTCGGTTTGTGATGATTGTTTCGTCTGCATAACTTCTACTCTGTGTGGCATTAAAAGGTTCAGAAAACTCTTTAATGACTCCACGCTAACAAACGGAGGAAAAGCAAACCTCGTCCAGCTGAATCTGATTTCTGATGCCTTTTCTCAGCGTTCGATCGAGCCATCCAGAACTACACCCGGTTTGATGACTGGTACCTGTGGGTGCAGATGCACAAAGGAACCGTGTCCATGCCTGTTTTCCAGAGTCTGGAGGCCTTCTGGCCCGGCCTGCAGGTGAGTGCACATATCTGTGAAGAGTTATTTACACGAACGATGAAACTGTCGTCGTTAAAgttgattttgtttgtgttttagtctctgctgggaaacctgGAGAGTGCTGTGAGGACTTTCCAGAATTATTATTCAGTGTGGAGACAGTTTGGAGGACTGCCTGAGTTTTACAGCATCCCTCAGGGTTACACTGTGGACAAGAGAGAGGGGTACCCGCTGAGACCAGGTCAGTCATTGCCCTTTGACCCTGCATTCTGCCTTCAGGGTGAAAGGGCACAGCTTCAGCTTCGATGGGGAGTGATGGAAACATGATGGTCTCGTGGCAAATTTGTGCTTTTCTGACCCAGTGAAGATTTATAAAAGTATAAATCTGCATCTATAAATTCAACAGTCTCTCTGAGACTTTAGAATTTTTTTACATGATTGCAGTCACACTGACTGTCTGCTGTTGCCTCCTGTCAGGTGACCCGTGCAGTCGCCTTGTGATCAAAGCTCTGGGTAATCATTTAGTCACCGTAAATTGCCGCCTGTggcagaatgtgaaaaaaaatcaatacaatcACCAGGCAGCCactgattgatttatttattgctgtcCTACTTTGATTCGTGTGACTGAGCCGTTAGCTTGCTCTGGATTAGGAGGCAGCTTATTTAAGCGAAGTGTGTTCAGTGTTGGACGGTTTTTTTCCAGCTGATCAGTTTTAAGTTTGCTCAGCTAACATGATCTCAGGCTGGTGGTGCATGAGATGAGCTCTCTTGGTCGCAGTATTCCTGgagtattttaatttgtttaataaaataCTGATATTTGTTACTCAGATGGAGGCTGGGCACTGTGAAGAAAGGAGGACGCTCTCTTAGGCCCCGCTTGGTGTCGTTTTGCCGTTTTTGTTTCCGAAAAGTGACGCATTTACACGGAGACGTTTCAGAAACCATCTCCGTTTTCATGGAAACGCAAAGCGATGAAAACGCTGCAGTTCCTATTGCCAGGCCACCAGTTGGCGGTGTGGCTATAGGAGCTGCAACCATAGTGGGGGGGCGCATGTGTGAGCgcccccgtttccaaaaagcatcGTTTTCGTCTGTTTCCATGGAGTCGGAGGccggagcatttcagaaacactCCACTCCAAATGAAGTCACAGCACACTtgtctttaacatttttttttgtgtgtgtgtgtgggggggggattTAGTAATACCATTCAGGTCAGCCGTACCTTTTTAGCAGGTTTACATGCAGGAGaccacaaagcagcagcagccattGAAAGCTCAGAGGAGATGAACCTGGTAGCTGCTGTCATGGCTTCGATGTCAGCTAACTGGGTTTAAAAACTCTCTGtagttttttgttgtgtggTTGTTGTCAGAGTAGCTCAGTAATGGGAGGACACTGAAGTTTTGTAGTCTGAGCTCAGCATTGAGTAACTGACGAGCTGCAAAGACGCAGATCGACTTTGTCACCTTCCTGCTCCTGGATGCGTTTCAGAGTTGATAGAGAGCGCCATGTACCTGTTCAGGGCAACGGGCGACCACACCTACCTCCAGCTGGGGCTCGACGCTCTGGAGTCCATCGATAGGATCGCCAAGACGCCCTGTGGATACGCCAGCGTGAGTCCTGTCTGTTTGACCAGTGGTCACATGACAGCTATACTCTGCATGTAGCAAAGATTACTTCATCATCATTTTGAAGTGCTCCTGATAAAAAgcttataaataaagttttactgaCTTTTCTTTCTGCAGGTTAAAGACCTGCGAGATCACCAGCTGGACAACAGGATGGAGTCCTTCTTTCTAGCTGAAACCATCAAGTACCTGTACTTGCTCTTTGACCCCACCCACTTCCTGCACGGTGGAGGGACGGAGGGGGACGGAACCTGGGAGGAGGGTGGGGAGTTGGGAGGGTGCGTGTTAGGGGCAGGGGGGTTCATCTTTAACACGGAGGCGCACCCTCTGGACCCGGCGGCGCTGTACTGCTGCAGCCGCCACGACCAGGACCGCCAGGAGCTCAGAGACCTCCTCCTTAGCCTGTCGCAGCCTGGCAGCCAATCAAAACCGCCTCCCAAACAGACAGAGGGCCAAccaggcagccaatcagagagcatTGCTCTGAAACCGGGAGAGAAGAAGACGCCTCCTCCGCTGTCCTGCCCCGTTCAGCCGTTCAGCACTCGACTCTCCATCCAGGGACAAGTTTTCACTGACGGCACATGAGGCTCTCCGACTTCCTGTGGGCTCCTCTCAGTGGGCAACTGTTTAAGGCTCCACAGCTCACTGAAAACAGAGTTATGAGGTTTCCTAAACTGTTCAGACATTCCTAAACAGATCTACTGCAACACTGTGGTTTGGTTTTTGTAGAAGGAGCTCAGGACCAGTGAGCCCAGAACTTTACTTTTGTCAACTCAGATgtaatttaaattaaacagaaaatatatttttatttaaaataaatgttatttgttttttttactagtacatttgtctgtttttgcatGGTTGTAGAATTTCATGAGACTTGGTGAACAGGATGAGTGCTTTTTGTGCAATATAGGGCTTTTACTTTGGAGGGTGCGCGCTCTGAATGTCTAACATTGTGTAGgtc from Archocentrus centrarchus isolate MPI-CPG fArcCen1 chromosome 7, fArcCen1, whole genome shotgun sequence encodes:
- the edem2 gene encoding ER degradation-enhancing alpha-mannosidase-like protein 2 isoform X1, coding for MRAPVCTALLLCVLSGAAARQFTEEEMAAVRQRIKSMFYHAYNSYLDNAFPYDELRPLTCDGQDTWGSFSLTLIDALDTLLVLGNRTEFQRVASLLQDTIDFDIDVNASVFETNIRVVGGLLSAHLLAKRAGMEVEPGWPCSGPLLRMAEDAARKLLPAFETPTGMPYGTVNLLRGVSPTETPVTCTAGVGTFILEFATLTRLTGDPVFENVARRALRALWKTRSDIGLVGNHIDIVSKKWVAQDAGIGAGVDSYFEYLVKGAIMLQDEELLSMFQAFDRAIQNYTRFDDWYLWVQMHKGTVSMPVFQSLEAFWPGLQSLLGNLESAVRTFQNYYSVWRQFGGLPEFYSIPQGYTVDKREGYPLRPELIESAMYLFRATGDHTYLQLGLDALESIDRIAKTPCGYASVKDLRDHQLDNRMESFFLAETIKYLYLLFDPTHFLHGGGTEGDGTWEEGGELGGCVLGAGGFIFNTEAHPLDPAALYCCSRHDQDRQELRDLLLSLSQPGSQSKPPPKQTEGQPGSQSESIALKPGEKKTPPPLSCPVQPFSTRLSIQGQVFTDGT
- the edem2 gene encoding ER degradation-enhancing alpha-mannosidase-like protein 2 isoform X2, which produces MFYHAYNSYLDNAFPYDELRPLTCDGQDTWGSFSLTLIDALDTLLVLGNRTEFQRVASLLQDTIDFDIDVNASVFETNIRVVGGLLSAHLLAKRAGMEVEPGWPCSGPLLRMAEDAARKLLPAFETPTGMPYGTVNLLRGVSPTETPVTCTAGVGTFILEFATLTRLTGDPVFENVARRALRALWKTRSDIGLVGNHIDIVSKKWVAQDAGIGAGVDSYFEYLVKGAIMLQDEELLSMFQAFDRAIQNYTRFDDWYLWVQMHKGTVSMPVFQSLEAFWPGLQSLLGNLESAVRTFQNYYSVWRQFGGLPEFYSIPQGYTVDKREGYPLRPELIESAMYLFRATGDHTYLQLGLDALESIDRIAKTPCGYASVKDLRDHQLDNRMESFFLAETIKYLYLLFDPTHFLHGGGTEGDGTWEEGGELGGCVLGAGGFIFNTEAHPLDPAALYCCSRHDQDRQELRDLLLSLSQPGSQSKPPPKQTEGQPGSQSESIALKPGEKKTPPPLSCPVQPFSTRLSIQGQVFTDGT